The genomic window ACGCGAAGCTCGTGCGCTCCACGAAGCTGCCGCGCACGATCTGGGTGAACCGGATCGTGCTGTCGAAGGGCATCGAGTTCGCGCTCTCGCTGCCGGTGCTCGCGCTGTTCGTCGCGGCCGCGGCATGGTCGGGCGTCGAGGTCCGGGTCGGCTGGGAGCTGCTGCTGTTCCCGCTCGCGATGGTGCTCCAGGCGGCGCTCACCGCGGGCGTGGGCATGATCGTCGCGCCGCTCGTGGTGTTCTTCCGCGACCTCGAGCGGGCCACCAAGCTCGTGCTGCGCTTCCTGTTCTACGCCTCCCCCATCGTGTACGGCACGACGAACCTCCCCGAGCAGCTGCACGTCTGGGCGGCATTCAACCCGCTCACCGGGATCTTCGGGCTGTACCGGTCCGGCTTCTTCCCCGGCGAGCTCGACTGGTTCGCGGTCGGCGTCGCGGCGGCCGTGTCGTTCGCGATCCTCGCGATCGGGCTGTGGGTGTTCCGGTCGTCCGAACGCCAGGTGCTGAAGGAGATCTGATGCCCGACGCCGCCATCCGCACCGCCGACCTCGGCATCCGGTTCCGCCGCAACCGCCGGGGCCGCCGCTCCTTCAAGGACCTCTTCTCGCGCAGCCGCCGGCGCGTCCGGCCCGACGAGTTCTGGGCGCTGCGCGACCTCTCGATCGAGGTGCGTCCGGGCGAGGCGATCGGCGTCGTCGGGCGCAACGGCCAGGGCAAGTCGACGTTGCTCAAGCTCGTCGCCGGCGTGATGCTGCCCGACGAGGGCACGGTCGCCGTCAACGGCGGCGTCGCCCCGCTCATCGAGATCACGGGCGGCTTCGTCGACGATCTCACGGTGCGCGACAACGTCTACCTCACCGCCGGCCTGCACGGCATGACGAAGTCGCAGATCGACGCGAAGTTCGACGAGATCATCGGGTTCGCCGAGATCGGCGACTTCCTCGACACGCCCTACAAGCACCTCTCGAGCGGCATGAAGGTGCGCATCGCGTTCGCCGTGATCTCCCAGCTCGAGGAGCCCATCCTGCTCGTCGACGAGGTCCTCGCGGTCGGCGACAAGGCGTTCCGCGAGAAGTGCTACCGCCGCATCGAGGAGCTCCTCGCCGGCGGCCGCACGCTCTTCTTCGTCTCGCACAACGAGCGCGACCTCCGCCGCTTCTGCACGCGCGGCCTCTACCTCGACAAGGGGCGGCTGGTGCTCGACGCGCCCATCGACGAGGTCCTCGACCGCTACAACGCCGACTACGGCACGGTGAAGTAGCGGCGGCGGGCCGCGTCAAGCCCCCGGCCCGGATGCCGCGCCGCGGCCGCCTTCGCAGGTGCGCCGCCTAGGATCGTCGGCATGTCCGAACGCGTGCACAACATCACGTCGATGCGCTCCGGCGCGCCGCGCGAGGGCGAGCCCGGCTCGGATGCCGCCGACCGGGCCGCCGGGCTCGAGCGCGGCTTCGACCGCCTCCTGTCCATCCAGCGGCCCATCGTGGTCGCGCACCTGCGCGGGATCCGCCGGAACCATCCGACCGCGACGCCCGACGAGCTCGTGCGCATCCTCGAGCGGCGCTACCTCACCGCCGTGACCACCGGCGGCGCCGCCGTGGGCGCGACGGCGGTCGTGCCCGGCATCGGCACGGGCGTCACGCTCGCGCTGTCGGGCGTCGAGACCGCGGGCTTCCTCGAGGCCACGGCCCTGTTCGCGCAGTCGGTCGCCGAAGTCCACGGGATGCACGTCGAGAACCCCGACCGCGCCCGCGCGCTCGTGATGACGCTGCTGATGGGCCGCGAGGGCGTCGACCTCGTGCGCCAGTTCGCGGCGCAGGCCACCGGCGGCAGCGTGAGCCGCAACGCGTACTGGGGCGAGGTGATCACCAACGGGCTCCCCAAAGCCGTGATGGGCACCGTCGCCGACCGGCTTCGCCGGGTCTTCGTCAAGCAGTACGCCGTGCGCGGCGGAGCGGGCATCATCGGCCGCGCGATCCCGTTCGGCATCGGCGCGGCGATCGGCGGCGTGGGGAACCACATGCTCGGCCGGCGCGTGCTGCAGCAGTCGCGCCTCGCGTTCGGGGGCGCGCCGCAGGTCCTCCCCGCCGAGCTGGAGCCGCGCGAACCCGGCGTGCCCGCGGGCGTGCGGGCCGCCCGGCGGGGCGCCGCCGTCACGACCGCGCTCGCCTCGGCGACCAGCCGCGGCCTGCGCTCCGCGAGCCGTGCCATCGGGCGCCGGCGCGACGCGGACGCCGGCGCCGGCACCGGCACCGGCGCCGGCACCGGCGCCATCGCACCGGAGGCCGACGACC from Agromyces aurantiacus includes these protein-coding regions:
- a CDS encoding ABC transporter permease, which gives rise to MSYADSHPFSRTPWAEYRHSLWLLTTRDLKVRYSTSALGYVWSILDPLVMAGIYWFVFTQVFQRPVGTEPYIVFLLSALLPWMWFNGAVSDSTRAFLKDAKLVRSTKLPRTIWVNRIVLSKGIEFALSLPVLALFVAAAAWSGVEVRVGWELLLFPLAMVLQAALTAGVGMIVAPLVVFFRDLERATKLVLRFLFYASPIVYGTTNLPEQLHVWAAFNPLTGIFGLYRSGFFPGELDWFAVGVAAAVSFAILAIGLWVFRSSERQVLKEI
- a CDS encoding ABC transporter ATP-binding protein, producing MPDAAIRTADLGIRFRRNRRGRRSFKDLFSRSRRRVRPDEFWALRDLSIEVRPGEAIGVVGRNGQGKSTLLKLVAGVMLPDEGTVAVNGGVAPLIEITGGFVDDLTVRDNVYLTAGLHGMTKSQIDAKFDEIIGFAEIGDFLDTPYKHLSSGMKVRIAFAVISQLEEPILLVDEVLAVGDKAFREKCYRRIEELLAGGRTLFFVSHNERDLRRFCTRGLYLDKGRLVLDAPIDEVLDRYNADYGTVK